The following are from one region of the Stigmatella ashevillena genome:
- a CDS encoding electron transfer flavoprotein subunit beta/FixA family protein, which translates to MKILVTAKRVEDPESKIKVKPDGSGIVQEGLKYKINPFDEIGVEEGLRLAAKHGGEVVVVSIGAKEVQESLRHALAMGAHRAVWVNHVGPLDQLGIAGLLQKVVEKEKPDLVLLGKQSIDDDQNQVGQYLAEFLGWGQATFASKVESLESEQEKNKAPALQVGADGKTVRVVREVDNGLTTLECTLPAVVTTDLRLNMPRYASLPGIMKAKSKPIEELTPQKLGVDVALKIQVLKLSSPPPRKAGIKVPDVASLVDKLRNEAKAV; encoded by the coding sequence GTGAAGATCCTCGTCACCGCCAAGCGCGTGGAAGATCCCGAGTCCAAGATCAAGGTCAAGCCCGACGGCTCGGGCATCGTGCAAGAGGGCTTGAAGTACAAGATCAACCCCTTCGATGAGATCGGCGTGGAGGAGGGGCTGCGTCTGGCCGCCAAGCACGGCGGTGAGGTGGTGGTTGTCTCCATCGGGGCCAAGGAAGTGCAGGAGTCGCTCCGGCACGCGCTGGCCATGGGCGCCCACCGCGCGGTGTGGGTGAACCACGTGGGGCCGCTGGATCAGCTGGGCATCGCCGGGCTGCTCCAGAAGGTGGTGGAGAAGGAGAAGCCGGACCTCGTCCTGCTGGGCAAGCAGTCCATCGACGACGACCAGAACCAAGTGGGCCAGTACCTGGCCGAGTTCCTGGGCTGGGGTCAGGCCACGTTTGCCTCCAAGGTCGAGTCCCTGGAGAGTGAGCAGGAGAAGAACAAGGCGCCGGCCCTCCAGGTGGGCGCCGATGGCAAGACGGTGCGCGTGGTGCGCGAGGTCGACAACGGGCTGACCACGCTGGAGTGCACGCTGCCGGCCGTCGTCACCACGGACCTGCGCCTGAACATGCCGCGCTACGCGAGCCTCCCCGGCATCATGAAGGCCAAGAGCAAGCCCATCGAGGAGCTGACGCCCCAGAAGCTCGGGGTGGATGTCGCCCTGAAGATCCAGGTGCTGAAGCTGTCCTCGCCGCCGCCGCGCAAGGCTGGCATCAAGGTGCCGGACGTGGCGTCGCTGGTGGACAAGCTGCGCAACGAGGCCAAGGCCGTCTAG
- a CDS encoding acyl-CoA dehydrogenase family protein, whose protein sequence is MDFQLSDSQRALQETARKYAREVVRPKSAHHDETAEFPKALIATAHELGLINMAIPQEYNGLGLSHLEQVIVCEELSWGDASVATTIVANDLANLPIILAGTPDQKRRLLTPFTEKLKFASFCLTEPGAGSDVAGLSTTARLDGDHYVLNGSKCFITNGTYAEQYTVFATVDKDRKHKGISCFVVEGQPPGLTIGKHENKMGQRASNTVTLTFEDVRVPVENRIGEEGQGFLIAMETLDNSRPLTAMFSVGIARAALEHSLEYSSQRRTFGKAIREHQGVQFMLADMGMNIQAARLLTYQSALLLDEGQKNTLISSYAKCFAADMAMKVTTDAVQVYGGYGYIKEYPVEKLMRDAKLIQIYEGTSQVQRLVIARELFK, encoded by the coding sequence ATGGACTTCCAGCTCTCCGACTCTCAACGCGCACTCCAGGAGACCGCCCGCAAGTACGCCCGCGAGGTGGTGCGTCCCAAGTCCGCCCACCACGACGAGACGGCCGAGTTTCCCAAGGCGCTGATCGCCACCGCGCACGAGCTGGGGCTCATCAACATGGCCATTCCCCAGGAGTACAACGGCCTGGGGCTGTCCCACCTCGAGCAGGTCATCGTGTGCGAGGAGCTGAGCTGGGGCGATGCCTCGGTGGCCACCACCATCGTGGCCAATGATCTGGCGAACCTGCCCATCATCCTGGCGGGCACCCCGGATCAGAAGCGGCGGCTTTTGACGCCCTTCACCGAGAAGCTGAAGTTCGCCTCGTTCTGTCTCACCGAGCCGGGGGCTGGCTCGGACGTGGCGGGCCTGTCCACCACGGCCCGTCTTGATGGCGACCACTACGTCCTCAACGGCTCCAAGTGCTTCATCACCAACGGCACCTACGCGGAGCAGTACACGGTCTTCGCCACGGTGGACAAAGACCGGAAGCACAAGGGCATCAGCTGCTTCGTGGTGGAGGGCCAGCCGCCGGGGCTCACCATTGGCAAGCACGAGAACAAGATGGGCCAGCGCGCCAGCAACACCGTCACCCTCACGTTCGAGGACGTGCGCGTTCCGGTGGAAAACCGCATCGGCGAAGAGGGCCAGGGTTTCCTCATCGCCATGGAGACGCTGGACAACAGCCGTCCGCTGACGGCCATGTTCTCCGTGGGCATTGCCCGCGCCGCCCTCGAGCACAGCCTCGAGTACAGCTCCCAGCGCCGCACCTTCGGCAAGGCCATCCGCGAGCATCAGGGCGTCCAGTTCATGCTCGCCGACATGGGCATGAACATTCAGGCCGCCCGCCTGCTCACCTACCAGAGCGCGCTGCTGCTGGACGAGGGCCAGAAGAACACCCTCATCTCCAGCTACGCCAAGTGCTTCGCCGCCGACATGGCCATGAAGGTGACCACCGATGCCGTCCAGGTTTACGGCGGTTACGGCTACATCAAGGAATACCCCGTCGAGAAGCTGATGCGCGACGCCAAGCTCATCCAGATCTACGAGGGCACCAGTCAGGTGCAGCGGCTCGTCATCGCGAGGGAATTGTTCAAGTAG
- the fsa gene encoding fructose-6-phosphate aldolase, with translation MKFFIDTADVSEIRKAYDMGCVDGVTTNPSLLAKVGRGLEETIREICTIVDGPISAECVSLEAPELIKEGRTLAKIHDNVVVKIPMGTEGMKAVKALTAEGIRTNVTLIFSANQALLCAKAGATYVSPFVGRLDDISEDGMELISNVIEIYRNYDFTTQVLVASVRHPIHVLQAARLGADVATLPFNVINQLAQHPLTDAGIKKFLADWEKVPKKVTPAP, from the coding sequence ATGAAGTTCTTCATCGATACTGCGGATGTCAGCGAGATTCGCAAGGCGTACGACATGGGGTGCGTGGACGGGGTGACGACCAACCCGTCGCTGCTGGCCAAGGTGGGCCGGGGGTTGGAGGAGACCATCCGGGAGATTTGCACCATCGTGGATGGTCCCATCAGCGCCGAGTGTGTCTCCTTGGAGGCCCCGGAGCTCATCAAGGAGGGGCGCACGCTGGCGAAGATCCACGACAACGTGGTGGTGAAGATCCCCATGGGCACCGAGGGCATGAAGGCCGTCAAGGCCCTCACCGCCGAGGGGATCCGCACCAACGTGACGCTGATCTTCTCCGCCAACCAGGCCCTGCTGTGCGCCAAGGCGGGCGCCACCTACGTCTCCCCGTTCGTGGGGCGCCTGGACGACATCTCCGAGGATGGCATGGAGCTCATCTCCAACGTCATCGAGATCTACCGGAACTATGACTTCACCACGCAGGTGCTGGTGGCCAGCGTGCGTCACCCCATCCACGTGCTCCAGGCCGCGCGCCTGGGAGCCGACGTGGCGACGTTGCCCTTCAACGTCATCAACCAGCTGGCCCAGCACCCGCTCACGGATGCGGGCATCAAGAAGTTCCTGGCGGACTGGGAGAAGGTTCCCAAGAAGGTGACTCCCGCCCCGTAG
- a CDS encoding KpsF/GutQ family sugar-phosphate isomerase: protein MARAPRSTAKKPRLRALPSPRSIPAEPPLDNAGALLRYAREVLEAEARAIQGLTGRLGDPFLRAVALLRQCQGQAVVTGMGKAGLIGQKLSATLASTGIRSFYLHPAEAVHGDLGRVGRGDVILALSNSGATEELLRLLPSFRRMETPVIALTGEADSPLARGADVVLDMGRMEEACPMGMVPTTSTAALHALGDALVMTLMRSRSFTTEQYAQLHPGGKIGRSVQRVADVMRTGPANPLVKETAKLSDAVGVMTQTPGRPGATSVVDRHGKLVGIFTDGDLRRLVEQGRTDFTVPMRDVMGRRPRCVSPETLVLTAAAQMRESRVDQLPVVDVEGRAVGLLDVQDLLAARFL from the coding sequence ATGGCCCGCGCTCCCCGCTCCACCGCCAAGAAACCCCGTCTCCGTGCCCTGCCCTCTCCCCGGAGCATCCCCGCCGAGCCTCCTTTGGACAACGCCGGGGCCCTTCTGCGCTATGCCCGGGAGGTGCTGGAGGCCGAGGCCCGCGCCATCCAAGGGCTGACCGGGCGGCTGGGGGACCCCTTCCTGCGGGCGGTGGCCCTGCTGCGCCAGTGTCAGGGCCAGGCGGTCGTGACGGGCATGGGCAAGGCGGGCCTCATTGGACAGAAGCTCTCGGCCACGCTGGCCTCCACCGGCATCCGCTCCTTCTACCTTCACCCCGCCGAAGCGGTGCATGGAGACCTGGGCCGTGTGGGCCGGGGGGATGTCATCCTCGCGCTGTCCAACAGCGGCGCCACCGAGGAATTGCTGCGGCTGCTGCCCTCGTTCCGGAGGATGGAAACCCCCGTCATCGCCCTGACCGGAGAGGCGGACAGCCCCCTGGCGCGGGGCGCGGACGTCGTGCTGGACATGGGGCGCATGGAGGAGGCCTGCCCCATGGGGATGGTGCCCACCACGTCCACGGCCGCCCTGCACGCCCTGGGAGACGCCCTGGTGATGACGCTCATGCGCTCCCGCAGCTTCACCACGGAGCAGTATGCGCAGTTGCACCCCGGGGGAAAGATTGGCCGCTCCGTGCAGCGCGTCGCCGACGTCATGCGCACAGGCCCCGCCAACCCGCTGGTGAAGGAGACGGCGAAGCTGTCCGACGCAGTGGGGGTGATGACCCAGACCCCCGGCCGCCCGGGAGCCACCAGCGTGGTGGACCGCCACGGCAAGCTGGTGGGCATCTTCACGGACGGAGATCTGCGCCGGTTGGTGGAGCAGGGACGCACGGACTTCACGGTGCCCATGCGCGACGTCATGGGGCGGCGTCCCCGGTGCGTCAGCCCCGAGACGCTGGTGCTCACCGCCGCCGCGCAGATGCGCGAGTCCCGGGTGGACCAGCTTCCCGTGGTGGACGTGGAAGGACGCGCCGTGGGCCTGCTGGACGTGCAAGACCTGCTGGCCGCCCGGTTCCTGTGA